In one window of Mobiluncus massiliensis DNA:
- a CDS encoding SMC family ATPase: MKFHKLTLEGVGSFYERTTLDLDELAESGLFLITGNTGSGKSTILDGIVYALYGDVAGERDSTTDRILSYYWDKDYPPEVVLVFSAHDKFYELRRTVTFTKPGRKSFTQSIAQLKVSDTPDFDNVTEPIAIGKDVTKKVVRILGLEKSHFLQTVILPQGQIQQFLTAGAAERHEVLSNLFGAECFIAMEKAAKERASQGKETTKEYTRRLGELLTTVYADLSNIEITGDNETAWSKALEEFAAAKDGAAQSISALEQAGEPLFASAAKILREEAAKVTDAAEQAQKKYQAAQTKLTTAETEQSIISEARRMTERLAELSEKTTEIEQLDQRNQKAAHANAVLDTEKAEQKPYRSAEHQRASILATLTQLVDNDTDLAEFRDQVSNLSDTKLQTWLEGEEPSTNLSDLRDEMSEKINDNQKRLEAIKSNLSLQSQKTTAASNKEEQLKSLRSQISQLSDTAKKTTETLDKQRQILREQKQLADGLPSRQTELKNAQEHHDWAKSAEKLATDLKAATKNAARLQESYDRAQENAESVLRKWSDTAASRLAAQLQDGESCPVCGSLDHPHPAAETSDKTTFQDYEAAASEAKNAHDKLSEANNKETEISARLQTVTDQLQGRDIKSLAAALADAEKAVNESAAASKQVPNLEKKISELEESDKQNQTEREKLIKQEAGLSAEVENLHADIQAYADKIRAELADFASDSDPQDLLDTNQHSLEAVKQLAKFYDSWLPIRQEWISAHETLRKSLTDHGFESVSEAQTYAKPRQLLETDQETVSSHRNEVAELRAKLDTDVYRDKAAAKPPDLESLRAATEASKQEYRSLTQQSASLDSSHQNLCTHKERYEQTKQEWDAKASKIAGYERLSQVLNGENTMKTTLSAYYLSKRLGQVTFVANQLISDVSGGYYEIRHNENYESDRNQKYHGLGIEMYNGAQDKVVPPKSLSGGEKFYCSLAIALALSEVVQRERGGITLENIFIDEGFGTLDNDTREAVMSALHSLQKEGGRCVGIISHVSELQEEIPLQVQVRNYHSGNTTELKPGGKRKIGSYLQINGLDTV, encoded by the coding sequence ATGAAATTCCATAAACTTACCCTTGAAGGAGTGGGGAGTTTTTACGAGCGCACCACCTTGGACCTGGATGAACTGGCCGAGTCGGGACTGTTCTTAATTACGGGCAATACCGGATCGGGAAAGTCCACTATCCTGGACGGAATTGTCTACGCTTTGTATGGAGACGTAGCTGGTGAGAGAGATTCCACAACAGATCGTATTCTCTCCTACTACTGGGACAAGGACTACCCTCCTGAGGTCGTACTGGTGTTCTCAGCCCACGACAAGTTCTATGAGCTGCGTCGCACGGTGACCTTTACGAAGCCAGGGCGTAAGTCTTTCACTCAATCCATAGCCCAGCTCAAGGTCTCAGATACCCCGGATTTTGACAACGTTACCGAACCCATTGCGATAGGTAAAGACGTAACGAAAAAAGTAGTGAGAATCCTCGGCCTGGAGAAATCACATTTTCTGCAGACGGTGATACTTCCCCAAGGCCAGATTCAGCAGTTCCTGACCGCAGGGGCTGCCGAACGGCATGAGGTTTTATCCAATCTTTTCGGGGCGGAATGCTTTATTGCCATGGAAAAAGCCGCTAAGGAACGCGCCTCTCAAGGCAAGGAAACCACCAAAGAATACACCAGACGTCTAGGTGAGCTTCTCACAACTGTGTATGCGGATCTGTCCAACATTGAGATTACTGGTGACAATGAAACCGCTTGGAGCAAAGCATTGGAGGAATTTGCAGCGGCAAAGGACGGGGCGGCACAGTCGATTTCCGCCTTGGAGCAAGCCGGAGAGCCCCTCTTTGCTAGCGCCGCAAAAATTTTGCGCGAAGAAGCCGCTAAGGTTACAGATGCCGCCGAGCAAGCTCAGAAAAAATACCAAGCGGCTCAGACAAAACTCACTACAGCAGAAACCGAGCAGAGCATCATCTCAGAGGCACGACGGATGACTGAAAGACTTGCCGAACTTTCCGAAAAGACAACCGAAATTGAACAACTGGACCAACGCAACCAGAAAGCCGCGCATGCCAACGCCGTCTTGGACACCGAGAAAGCAGAGCAGAAACCTTACCGGTCAGCTGAGCACCAGCGTGCCAGCATTCTTGCTACTTTGACTCAGCTGGTCGATAACGATACGGATTTAGCCGAATTTAGGGACCAAGTATCAAATCTGTCGGACACAAAATTGCAAACCTGGTTAGAAGGGGAGGAACCCAGTACCAATTTGTCTGACCTGCGCGATGAGATGAGCGAAAAGATTAATGACAACCAAAAGAGGCTGGAGGCCATCAAATCCAATCTCTCCCTTCAGAGTCAAAAAACTACCGCTGCCAGCAATAAGGAAGAACAGCTGAAGTCTCTGCGCAGTCAGATTAGCCAGCTCAGCGACACTGCTAAAAAAACCACAGAAACGCTGGACAAACAGCGCCAGATACTGCGAGAACAGAAGCAGCTTGCAGACGGGTTGCCCAGCCGGCAGACAGAGCTGAAAAATGCTCAGGAGCACCACGATTGGGCAAAATCGGCTGAAAAGTTAGCCACGGATTTGAAAGCTGCCACGAAAAATGCTGCCCGTCTGCAAGAAAGCTACGACCGGGCACAGGAAAACGCCGAGTCCGTTTTGCGAAAATGGTCTGATACCGCGGCGTCTCGCTTGGCGGCACAGTTGCAGGACGGGGAGTCCTGTCCGGTCTGCGGTTCTCTGGATCATCCGCATCCCGCAGCCGAAACGTCTGACAAAACAACCTTTCAGGACTATGAAGCAGCTGCGAGCGAAGCCAAAAACGCTCACGACAAGCTCTCTGAGGCAAACAATAAGGAAACTGAGATTAGCGCCAGATTGCAAACAGTTACGGATCAGCTCCAGGGCCGGGATATAAAGTCCTTGGCTGCTGCCCTCGCTGACGCCGAGAAGGCCGTCAATGAATCCGCCGCAGCTAGCAAGCAAGTACCCAATTTGGAAAAGAAAATTTCCGAACTGGAAGAATCAGACAAACAAAACCAAACCGAGCGTGAAAAGCTCATCAAACAGGAAGCAGGATTAAGCGCGGAGGTTGAAAACCTCCACGCGGATATCCAGGCGTACGCTGACAAAATTCGAGCGGAGTTGGCAGATTTTGCTTCCGATTCTGACCCGCAAGACTTGTTAGATACGAACCAGCACAGTCTGGAAGCGGTCAAACAGCTAGCCAAGTTTTATGATTCCTGGCTGCCAATCCGCCAAGAGTGGATTAGCGCTCATGAAACGTTGCGCAAGTCATTGACAGACCACGGTTTCGAGTCAGTATCCGAAGCCCAGACCTATGCCAAGCCTCGCCAGCTTCTGGAGACTGACCAAGAAACAGTTTCTTCTCACCGCAACGAAGTAGCTGAACTGCGCGCGAAACTGGATACCGACGTGTACCGAGACAAAGCTGCAGCCAAGCCCCCCGACTTGGAGAGCCTTCGAGCAGCTACCGAAGCCAGCAAGCAGGAGTATCGCTCTCTCACCCAACAGTCAGCGTCTTTGGACAGCTCCCACCAGAATTTGTGCACCCACAAGGAAAGGTACGAACAGACCAAACAGGAATGGGACGCAAAAGCGTCAAAGATTGCCGGCTATGAACGTTTATCTCAAGTACTCAATGGGGAGAACACGATGAAAACTACTTTGAGCGCTTACTACTTGAGCAAGCGTCTGGGACAGGTGACTTTTGTAGCTAACCAGTTGATTTCTGATGTGTCCGGGGGATACTACGAAATCAGGCATAACGAAAACTATGAGTCGGACCGCAATCAGAAATATCACGGACTGGGCATCGAAATGTACAACGGCGCCCAGGACAAGGTGGTACCGCCAAAGTCGCTGTCCGGGGGCGAAAAATTTTACTGTTCACTCGCTATTGCCTTGGCGCTTTCCGAAGTCGTGCAACGAGAAAGGGGCGGCATCACCCTGGAAAACATTTTCATCGATGAAGGTTTCGGCACCTTGGACAATGACACCAGAGAGGCAGTCATGTCCGCGCTGCATAGTCTGCAGAAGGAGGGAGGACGTTGCGTAGGAATCATCTCACACGTCAGCGAGCTGCAAGAGGAAATTCCCCTCCAGGTTCAGGTGCGAAACTACCACAGCGGCAACACCACGGAACTGAAACCAGGCGGGAAACGCAAGATTGGCTCCTACCTACAAATCAACGGTTTGGATACGGTCTAG
- a CDS encoding ATPase, with protein sequence MSFIGVATCLHPDLEADIIRTIESDSLPLQVIRRCRDATELLSIAKAHLVQLVAVDTEMLELEGATVQELAAENVAIIAFAPLEDVDQLNSHGGISVLAKADPRVEEPEQSEAARLLEQMMSTLMPPPPPNPREEFGTENAELAGSIGQIIAFWGPVGAPGKSTLALNIASRLRNFGRVLLVDADTVESSLVQMLGIALDTSGVVTGCRLAEQGKLKPESFPQLVTRVGFGVDLLTGLTKAERWREVGQHALSALLEMARINYRWILVDLASGADDQSDLLAAMGPTRYGAALGAFDVADLVVEVGLADPVGIRRLLVNHNWAREQELWSCPTLAVVNRGRASVGGANWRNSIVRVVSASVSNLPVTVVREAGEDFDRALVAACDVMTANPHAAVLEDLEGLQNEIFKQLGLLPRRGSGRSRIRENKLLKFKRGEQKEPDNE encoded by the coding sequence ATGAGTTTTATCGGGGTGGCGACTTGCCTGCATCCAGATTTGGAAGCGGACATCATCAGGACTATTGAGTCAGATTCTCTGCCCCTGCAAGTCATCCGGCGCTGCCGTGACGCCACGGAGCTATTATCGATAGCCAAGGCGCACCTGGTGCAGCTGGTAGCGGTGGATACCGAGATGCTGGAACTGGAAGGAGCCACCGTCCAGGAACTAGCCGCTGAAAATGTTGCTATCATTGCCTTTGCCCCTCTGGAGGACGTGGATCAGTTGAACAGCCACGGGGGGATTTCGGTTTTAGCCAAAGCGGATCCCCGAGTGGAAGAGCCTGAACAGAGTGAGGCAGCCCGTCTGTTGGAACAGATGATGTCCACCCTGATGCCTCCGCCGCCCCCCAATCCTCGTGAAGAATTCGGCACCGAAAATGCTGAATTGGCCGGTTCAATAGGTCAGATAATCGCTTTTTGGGGTCCGGTGGGCGCGCCGGGAAAGTCTACGCTAGCGTTGAACATCGCCTCGCGTTTACGAAATTTTGGTCGGGTTCTGCTGGTCGATGCCGATACGGTCGAGTCGTCTCTGGTACAGATGCTGGGGATTGCCTTGGACACCTCCGGGGTGGTGACCGGTTGTCGTTTAGCGGAACAAGGAAAGCTAAAACCGGAAAGTTTTCCGCAGTTGGTGACGCGGGTGGGCTTCGGAGTTGATTTGTTGACCGGACTAACCAAGGCGGAGCGGTGGCGTGAGGTCGGCCAGCACGCGTTGTCAGCTCTTTTAGAGATGGCTCGGATTAACTACCGTTGGATTCTGGTGGATTTGGCGAGTGGTGCAGACGACCAGTCGGATCTGCTGGCGGCTATGGGGCCGACCCGTTACGGGGCTGCCTTAGGAGCGTTTGACGTTGCCGACTTGGTGGTGGAAGTCGGTCTGGCTGACCCGGTGGGGATTCGCCGGCTACTGGTCAACCACAATTGGGCTCGTGAACAGGAACTTTGGAGCTGCCCGACCTTGGCGGTAGTGAATCGCGGGAGGGCTTCCGTGGGAGGGGCGAACTGGCGCAATTCCATAGTTCGTGTGGTGTCCGCTTCGGTTTCAAACCTGCCGGTGACGGTGGTGCGAGAAGCTGGAGAAGATTTTGACCGTGCTCTGGTGGCCGCTTGTGATGTGATGACGGCGAATCCTCACGCTGCGGTTCTGGAAGACCTGGAAGGGCTGCAGAATGAAATTTTTAAACAACTCGGTTTGCTTCCTCGGCGCGGCTCGGGACGGAGCAGGATTCGGGAGAACAAACTTTTGAAGTTCAAACGTGGCGAACAGAAGGAACCAGACAATGAGTGA
- a CDS encoding SAF domain-containing protein — MPIGSEISSKSRYLNRRTALGIGLMVLAVILVIVTVRLASHLEGYLVAKTTLVAGHTVQSSDVEVISANPGRAAGLYLREGELKEGSVVVQTIAGGQLLPKTSLSQTEPYNKRIVLELAAPLPSSVKKGDYLEIWQLPDEKSASVFDKNLPLKNAQKLADKAVFLAEKSSETALGSKNKTNVEISVPEEDLSPILAAIGTKTPLMAIPVAS, encoded by the coding sequence ATGCCCATTGGTTCGGAAATATCAAGCAAATCTCGGTACTTGAATCGGCGTACCGCACTGGGAATCGGCCTGATGGTACTGGCTGTAATCCTGGTCATAGTGACGGTGCGGTTGGCCAGCCACCTGGAAGGTTACTTGGTGGCAAAAACAACCCTCGTTGCAGGACATACCGTGCAATCCAGTGATGTTGAAGTTATTTCGGCAAACCCGGGGCGGGCAGCGGGACTGTACCTGCGTGAAGGCGAGCTAAAGGAAGGCAGCGTGGTCGTGCAAACTATTGCCGGCGGACAGTTGCTCCCCAAAACCTCGCTGAGTCAAACCGAACCCTACAATAAACGGATTGTCCTTGAGCTAGCCGCACCCCTGCCAAGCAGTGTAAAAAAAGGAGATTACCTCGAAATCTGGCAACTCCCTGACGAAAAATCCGCCAGTGTCTTTGACAAGAATCTCCCGCTGAAAAATGCTCAGAAGCTGGCGGATAAAGCCGTGTTCCTAGCGGAAAAAAGCTCGGAAACGGCGCTCGGGTCGAAGAACAAAACGAATGTAGAAATCAGCGTACCGGAAGAGGACTTGTCGCCTATCTTGGCCGCTATCGGTACAAAAACCCCGCTGATGGCGATACCGGTGGCATCATGA
- a CDS encoding helix-turn-helix domain-containing protein: protein MGYNFYTIADVADMLKVSHGAVRNLINNGELKAIQIGGRGLWRIEESAMEEYIKGQYAQSEEKIASGAALVD, encoded by the coding sequence ATGGGATATAATTTTTACACTATTGCTGATGTTGCTGACATGCTGAAGGTTTCTCACGGCGCAGTGCGTAACCTCATCAATAACGGAGAGCTCAAAGCTATCCAGATTGGCGGGCGCGGCCTCTGGCGCATCGAGGAATCCGCAATGGAGGAATACATCAAGGGACAATACGCTCAAAGTGAGGAAAAAATCGCTTCCGGTGCAGCCTTGGTGGACTAG
- a CDS encoding Rv3235 family protein: protein METALLEPNTAETNDSVEATRLALSTAPTPVPSISLPSDVSSQPMATEVTENLLMETERGFQQEVKHHETGQNDLKHAATLVTNQRLQPVVGPALKRRQVAKPSLRSLVKATYAQRGQTWQSIDPQHRTEKSGRTGTDPAPVRSQGKSFIEDVQHSPRVWAAQMARCGLEIIEGMRPLSQMTRWASPQAYRYLEQRRNAIGSKQKPQPGLIGGKTRRVSPVRVLSAHSRATSATTHEAVVVLNDGQRTRAAALTLENHGDQWMIAAIRLG, encoded by the coding sequence ATGGAAACCGCACTTCTTGAACCCAATACTGCCGAAACCAATGACTCTGTCGAGGCGACTCGCCTTGCACTCAGCACCGCCCCCACACCTGTGCCCTCAATATCCCTCCCCTCTGACGTGAGCTCGCAGCCGATGGCCACCGAAGTTACCGAAAATCTACTGATGGAGACCGAACGGGGATTCCAGCAGGAAGTCAAGCATCATGAGACTGGCCAAAATGACCTGAAGCACGCCGCCACACTCGTGACGAACCAGCGACTCCAGCCAGTAGTCGGTCCTGCTTTGAAACGCCGTCAGGTAGCCAAGCCGTCCTTGCGGAGTTTGGTCAAGGCGACTTATGCCCAAAGGGGCCAGACATGGCAATCGATAGATCCGCAGCACCGAACGGAGAAATCCGGACGCACCGGGACGGACCCAGCCCCCGTAAGGTCCCAAGGGAAATCTTTCATCGAGGATGTCCAACATTCCCCTCGAGTTTGGGCCGCTCAGATGGCTCGGTGCGGGCTAGAAATCATCGAGGGCATGCGCCCTTTGTCCCAAATGACCCGCTGGGCCTCGCCGCAGGCTTATCGCTACCTCGAACAGCGCCGAAACGCTATTGGCTCCAAACAAAAGCCACAGCCGGGACTCATCGGAGGCAAGACACGCCGGGTGTCACCAGTGAGGGTGCTCAGTGCCCACAGCCGGGCTACCTCCGCGACCACTCACGAAGCGGTTGTCGTGCTCAACGACGGCCAGCGGACTCGCGCCGCCGCGCTAACCTTAGAAAATCATGGCGATCAATGGATGATTGCCGCGATTCGCCTGGGCTAA
- the secA gene encoding preprotein translocase subunit SecA produces the protein MSLLDKFMRIGEGKVLKKLVKVADAVDLLEDEYRELSDSELKAKTDEFKQRLEEGEKLDDLMIEAFATVREASDRVLGLRHFREQIMGGAALHWGNIAEMKTGEGKTLVATLPCYLRALSGKGVHVVTVNDYLASYQGELMGRVYRYLGLSTGIIMAQMDPEERRKQYNCDITYGTNNEFGFDYLRDNMAQRVEDLVQREHNYIIVDEVDSILIDEARTPLIISGPAQGDVNHWYTDFAKIVQDLHPGEDYEVDQKKRTVGVLEPGIDKVEDYLGIDNLYEVANTPLIGFLNNAIKAKELFKLDKDYIVTPEGEVLIVDEHTGRVLPGRRYNEGMHQAIEAKEGVEIKAENQTLATITLQNYVRLYPKGSRAGMTGTAETEAAEFNDVYKMGVVPIPTHKPMIREDKDDVVYKTAEAKFNAVVEDIEENYHRGQPVLVGTTSVEKSEYLSHLLNQRKIPHQVLNAKQHEREAAVVAMAGRKGQVTVATNMAGRGTDIMLGGNAEFLAVQDLKDRGLDPEENSEEYEAAWPQALKDAKAKVAQEHDEVVELGGLYVLGTERHESRRIDNQLRGRAGRQGDPGRSRFYLSMEDELMRFANQGWLGNVMRSSLPEDIPMEFKMVSGAIRSAQTQVEGRNAEIRKNVLKYDDVMTEQRETVYGERGRVLRGEDLSATVDSFIEGTIADAVAQATDLPDTSEWDLKTLWAGLKNLYPVSLSVEDLENAVGGKSALTTDFITEQLVDDAKLQYELAGKSLADNPIAQAQLGDEPMKELERRVLLSVVDRLWREHLYEMDYLKEGIGLRAMGQRNPLVEYKTEGYLMFSAMMGRIKEETVQNVFGYVKAFVDALERAEAAAQEAGEAGEGQAEATEEPTPDSKAPLSKSAAKKKARNFKKSGRRAGLKSVSANRTVMGDTGHQAMNSQISYSSDGSTEQAPQGNRAQRRAAKRRG, from the coding sequence GTGTCCTTACTTGATAAGTTCATGCGCATCGGTGAAGGTAAAGTCCTCAAGAAGCTGGTGAAAGTAGCTGATGCGGTGGACCTGCTTGAAGACGAATACCGCGAGCTGAGCGATAGCGAACTGAAAGCGAAGACTGACGAGTTCAAGCAGCGCCTGGAAGAGGGCGAGAAACTCGATGACCTCATGATTGAGGCTTTCGCAACTGTTCGTGAAGCCTCCGATCGGGTGCTCGGACTGCGTCACTTCCGGGAACAGATTATGGGCGGGGCGGCCTTGCATTGGGGCAACATTGCCGAAATGAAGACCGGTGAAGGCAAGACTTTGGTAGCCACGCTGCCGTGTTACCTGCGGGCGCTGAGCGGCAAAGGCGTACACGTCGTCACCGTGAACGACTACCTGGCGTCTTACCAGGGCGAATTGATGGGACGCGTATACCGTTACTTGGGTCTGAGCACCGGCATCATTATGGCTCAGATGGATCCCGAGGAACGTCGCAAACAGTACAACTGCGACATCACCTACGGCACCAACAACGAGTTCGGTTTCGATTACCTGCGCGACAATATGGCCCAACGAGTCGAAGACCTGGTGCAACGGGAACACAACTACATCATCGTCGATGAGGTGGACTCCATCCTCATTGACGAAGCCCGTACCCCCCTGATTATCTCCGGTCCCGCCCAGGGCGATGTCAACCACTGGTACACGGACTTCGCCAAGATTGTCCAGGATTTGCATCCTGGCGAAGACTACGAGGTGGACCAAAAGAAACGTACCGTGGGGGTCTTGGAACCCGGCATTGACAAAGTTGAGGACTACCTGGGTATCGACAATCTCTATGAGGTCGCCAACACACCCCTGATTGGGTTTTTGAATAACGCCATTAAGGCTAAAGAGCTGTTTAAGCTGGATAAAGACTATATTGTCACCCCGGAAGGGGAAGTGCTGATTGTTGATGAGCACACTGGGCGTGTCCTGCCCGGAAGGCGCTACAACGAAGGGATGCACCAGGCAATTGAAGCTAAAGAAGGCGTAGAGATTAAGGCTGAAAACCAGACTTTGGCCACGATTACTCTGCAGAACTACGTGCGTCTCTACCCGAAGGGCTCGCGTGCTGGCATGACCGGTACCGCTGAGACTGAGGCCGCCGAATTTAACGATGTTTACAAGATGGGCGTGGTGCCGATTCCCACGCACAAACCCATGATTCGCGAGGACAAAGACGACGTGGTGTACAAAACCGCCGAAGCGAAATTCAACGCGGTCGTTGAGGACATCGAAGAAAACTATCACCGCGGCCAGCCTGTCCTGGTCGGCACCACCTCGGTGGAGAAATCCGAATACCTCTCGCACTTGCTGAACCAGCGGAAGATTCCCCATCAGGTGTTGAACGCGAAACAGCACGAACGTGAAGCTGCAGTCGTGGCGATGGCTGGCCGAAAGGGCCAGGTCACGGTCGCGACCAACATGGCCGGGCGCGGTACCGATATTATGCTGGGCGGCAACGCCGAATTCTTGGCGGTACAGGATTTGAAAGACCGCGGGCTGGATCCGGAGGAAAATTCTGAAGAATATGAGGCCGCTTGGCCTCAAGCCTTGAAGGATGCCAAAGCCAAGGTGGCTCAGGAACACGACGAGGTTGTGGAACTTGGTGGACTCTACGTCTTGGGCACGGAACGCCACGAATCGCGCCGTATCGACAACCAGCTGCGCGGCCGTGCGGGACGTCAAGGAGACCCCGGCCGCTCCCGCTTCTACCTGTCGATGGAAGACGAGTTGATGCGTTTTGCCAACCAAGGCTGGCTCGGCAATGTGATGCGTTCGAGTCTGCCCGAGGACATTCCCATGGAGTTTAAGATGGTTTCCGGAGCGATTCGTTCGGCGCAAACCCAGGTGGAGGGTCGTAACGCGGAAATCCGTAAGAATGTTTTGAAGTACGACGATGTGATGACTGAGCAGCGCGAAACTGTCTACGGGGAACGGGGACGAGTGTTGCGTGGGGAGGACCTCTCGGCCACGGTTGACTCCTTCATCGAGGGCACAATTGCGGATGCGGTTGCGCAGGCCACGGACCTTCCCGATACCAGCGAATGGGATCTAAAGACCTTGTGGGCGGGGCTAAAGAATCTCTACCCGGTGTCGCTTTCGGTGGAGGATTTGGAAAACGCGGTGGGCGGTAAATCGGCTTTGACCACGGATTTCATCACCGAACAGTTGGTCGATGACGCCAAGTTGCAGTATGAGCTAGCCGGTAAGTCTTTGGCGGACAATCCCATTGCACAAGCCCAGCTGGGCGATGAACCGATGAAGGAGTTGGAACGGCGAGTTCTGCTCTCGGTGGTGGATCGACTGTGGCGTGAGCATCTGTACGAAATGGATTACCTGAAGGAAGGCATCGGGCTGCGGGCGATGGGCCAGCGCAACCCCCTGGTGGAATATAAGACTGAGGGCTACCTCATGTTCAGCGCCATGATGGGACGTATTAAGGAAGAGACTGTCCAGAATGTATTTGGGTACGTCAAGGCCTTTGTCGATGCCCTGGAGCGCGCTGAAGCCGCAGCACAGGAAGCCGGGGAGGCTGGCGAAGGCCAGGCGGAAGCAACGGAAGAGCCGACGCCGGACAGTAAAGCCCCTCTCTCTAAGAGCGCGGCAAAAAAGAAAGCCCGTAACTTTAAGAAATCCGGACGTAGAGCCGGCCTGAAATCGGTATCCGCGAATCGCACGGTTATGGGCGATACCGGACATCAGGCTATGAACTCACAAATCTCTTATTCCAGCGATGGCTCCACTGAACAAGCCCCGCAGGGCAACAGGGCGCAGCGTCGTGCGGCAAAACGGCGGGGCTGA
- the raiA gene encoding ribosome-associated translation inhibitor RaiA, translating to MEITVKARNAEIHPNFREYIEEKMAKVEQLAPRTQRVDVELTHEKNPRQADTAERIELTVLGKGPVVRAEASSSDRYAAVDIAAGKLFERLRRARDRAKDHRKYEIPPDVELDVQIPETAEAPVAKPPLKLGESREEQLGDSPVIVREKLHESRAMSVEDALDEMELVGHPFYLFIDSETAQPAVVYHRKGWTYGVIRLDATCKLND from the coding sequence ATGGAAATCACCGTGAAAGCACGTAATGCTGAAATCCACCCGAATTTTCGGGAATACATCGAGGAGAAAATGGCCAAAGTGGAGCAGCTGGCTCCCCGTACGCAACGTGTCGATGTGGAACTGACGCATGAAAAGAATCCGCGACAAGCTGATACTGCGGAACGTATCGAACTGACTGTTCTCGGCAAAGGGCCGGTGGTGCGGGCGGAGGCGTCTTCGTCAGACCGCTACGCCGCTGTGGATATTGCCGCCGGAAAACTTTTTGAGCGTTTGCGCCGAGCTCGGGATCGGGCTAAGGACCACCGCAAATACGAGATTCCACCGGACGTGGAATTGGATGTGCAGATTCCGGAAACGGCTGAGGCTCCCGTCGCCAAGCCGCCCTTGAAACTGGGTGAGTCTCGTGAGGAGCAGTTGGGTGATTCTCCCGTCATTGTGCGTGAAAAACTGCACGAAAGCCGGGCCATGAGTGTTGAGGATGCCCTGGATGAGATGGAATTGGTGGGTCACCCGTTCTACCTGTTCATTGACTCAGAGACCGCGCAGCCGGCGGTGGTTTACCACCGGAAAGGCTGGACCTATGGCGTGATTCGCCTAGACGCAACCTGCAAGCTGAACGACTAA
- a CDS encoding phosphoribosyltransferase family protein encodes MVVFSGFWDAAGELGKVLLPTECVGCGAWDEEICDTCLAQMLGRPFPLEISEDEDNVTGVPVFAIAKYDGPMRRVVLTGKHDKRRDLRRYFTAAGQSAVRGLVSEGLLARDKFGTDGTIREEVFVVPAPSTHPRDPSEVAAAFAQGAARGLVRAGLCRQASVLEILELAAGSTTQAGLGWESRNLNRHGKMQVRGSTAVAKRELAGKSLLIIDDVSATGATLREMIRVLSGLDAAVLAGLVFASSRREMPVSSPENSEK; translated from the coding sequence ATGGTGGTTTTCTCGGGTTTCTGGGACGCGGCAGGGGAACTGGGAAAGGTATTGCTGCCCACGGAATGCGTTGGCTGCGGGGCTTGGGATGAAGAAATCTGTGACACCTGTCTGGCGCAGATGCTGGGGCGTCCGTTCCCGTTGGAAATCAGCGAGGACGAAGATAATGTAACAGGCGTTCCAGTATTTGCTATCGCCAAATATGACGGCCCGATGCGGCGCGTAGTTTTGACGGGTAAGCATGATAAACGGCGGGATCTACGCCGGTATTTCACCGCGGCGGGACAATCGGCAGTGCGGGGCTTAGTGTCAGAAGGCCTGCTGGCTAGGGACAAATTTGGAACGGACGGTACAATCCGGGAGGAGGTGTTCGTAGTCCCAGCCCCTTCCACCCATCCCCGTGATCCTTCTGAAGTCGCCGCCGCATTCGCTCAGGGCGCGGCGCGGGGATTGGTGCGAGCGGGACTGTGTCGTCAGGCGTCAGTGCTAGAAATCCTGGAACTCGCGGCAGGCTCCACGACTCAAGCTGGCCTGGGGTGGGAATCTCGCAACTTGAATCGGCACGGCAAAATGCAGGTTCGTGGCAGTACAGCGGTAGCAAAACGCGAACTTGCCGGCAAGAGCCTGCTGATAATCGATGATGTCAGTGCCACCGGGGCGACTTTGAGAGAAATGATTCGCGTTTTGTCCGGTTTAGACGCAGCTGTCCTCGCGGGGCTGGTTTTCGCTTCATCACGGCGCGAAATGCCAGTATCGTCCCCGGAGAATTCCGAAAAGTAA